A region from the Inhella inkyongensis genome encodes:
- a CDS encoding peptidylprolyl isomerase: MPMLRLVACTWLILGATTPCLAQEVAPAADTVVLKAGSQSLSKADYERLVPGFDRHAGAPLTSGDIRSQQAGKEVGRLLALADEAKRRGLDQEAELAALIKVRTYTLMANALLARLVAEMKRDEAGTRAYFEQHKHEYTELEVRHILIRHRASDTANGKSKAHPRSEAAAKALGNKYLAELHKGADFGQLARKVSDDTLTRAQGGNLPAFSRGAMSSEFEAAAFALAPGEIGPLVRTAHGYHLIQLQAKRPFAFERVRSTLEFARAREAIERIANAEVELNTAYFKP; this comes from the coding sequence ATGCCTATGCTTCGACTCGTCGCCTGTACTTGGTTGATCCTGGGTGCAACGACACCCTGCCTCGCGCAGGAAGTCGCTCCGGCTGCAGATACCGTGGTGCTGAAAGCCGGCAGCCAATCCCTTTCAAAGGCCGACTATGAGCGTCTGGTGCCGGGCTTTGACCGTCATGCTGGTGCCCCACTGACCAGCGGAGACATCCGGTCGCAGCAGGCAGGCAAAGAAGTTGGCCGTCTCCTGGCCTTGGCCGACGAAGCCAAACGACGCGGACTGGACCAAGAGGCTGAACTGGCCGCATTGATCAAGGTGCGCACCTACACCTTGATGGCCAATGCCCTACTGGCCCGCTTGGTGGCCGAGATGAAGCGGGACGAAGCAGGCACCCGGGCCTATTTCGAGCAGCACAAGCACGAATACACCGAGCTAGAGGTGCGCCACATCCTGATTCGGCATCGCGCCTCAGACACGGCCAATGGCAAGTCCAAAGCTCATCCGCGCAGCGAAGCGGCGGCGAAGGCCCTGGGAAACAAATACTTGGCTGAGCTACACAAGGGCGCTGACTTCGGCCAGCTGGCGCGCAAGGTCTCGGACGACACCTTGACCCGCGCCCAGGGCGGCAACCTGCCCGCCTTCTCCCGAGGTGCCATGAGCAGTGAGTTCGAGGCCGCCGCCTTTGCATTGGCTCCTGGCGAGATCGGCCCTCTGGTGCGTACCGCACACGGCTACCACCTGATTCAGCTCCAGGCCAAGCGACCCTTTGCCTTTGAGCGCGTGCGCAGCACGCTGGAATTCGCCCGCGCGCGCGAGGCCATCGAGCGCATTGCCAACGCCGAGGTCGAGCTCAATACGGCCTACTTCAAACCCTAA